A window of the Gossypium hirsutum isolate 1008001.06 chromosome A03, Gossypium_hirsutum_v2.1, whole genome shotgun sequence genome harbors these coding sequences:
- the LOC107886143 gene encoding malate dehydrogenase, chloroplastic, giving the protein MATTSAATFSIGSTVSFGRRGSPLLLTKPSAAGCTSQNSLASFSGLKAATSVNCDSESSFLGKESSATLRGSFTRKAQKPNQSSNHGLQLQASYKVAILGAAGGIGQPLALLIKMSPLVSALNLYDIANVKGVAADLSHCNTPSQVLDFTGASEIGNCLKGVNVVVIPAGVPRKPGMTRDDLFNINANIVKTLVETVADNCPDAFIHIISNPVNSTVPIAAEVLKQKGVYDPKKLFGVTTLDVVRANTFVAEKKNLKLIDVDVPVIGGHAGITILPLLSKTKPSVSFTDEEVEQLTVRIQNAGTEVVEAKAGAGSATLSMAYAAARFVESSLRALDGDGDVYECSFVQSDLTDLPFFASRVKLGRKGIEAMIPSDLQGLSEYEEKALEALKPELKASIEKGIAFAQKQRVTA; this is encoded by the coding sequence ATGGCGACAACATCAGCAGCTACATTCTCGATCGGATCAACTGTCTCCTTTGGAAGAAGGGGGAGTCCACTTCTGCTAACAAAACCTTCTGCTGCAGGGTGCACCTCACAGAATTCACTTGCAAGTTTCAGTGGCCTCAAGGCAGCAACATCCGTGAACTGTGATTCTGAATCCTCCTTCCTTGGCAAGGAAAGCAGTGCAACTCTTAGGGGCTCTTTCACGCGGAAAGCACAGAAGCCAAACCAGAGTTCTAACCATGGCTTACAGCTTCAAGCATCTTACAAAGTGGCAATACTTGGAGCTGCTGGAGGGATTGGTCAGCCACTGGCACTTCTAATCAAGATGTCCCCGCTAGTTTCGGCCCTAAATCTATATGATATAGCAAATGTCAAGGGAGTGGCCGCAGATCTCAGTCACTGCAATACTCCTTCTCAAGTTCTGGATTTCACTGGTGCTTCTGAAATAGGAAATTGTTTGAAAGGTGTGAATGTGGTGGTTATTCCTGCTGGTGTTCCAAGAAAGCCCGGTATGACTCGTGATGACCTCTTCAATATCAATGCCAACATTGTTAAGACTTTGGTCGAGACTGTTGCTGATAATTGTCCCGATGCCTTCATCCATATTATTAGCAATCCGGTTAACTCCACAGTACCAATTGCTGCTGAAGTTCTGAAGCAGAAGGGTGTTTATGATCCAAAGAAGCTTTTTGGTGTTACCACATTGGATGTTGTGAGAGCTAACACATTCGTTGCTGAGAAGAAAAACCTTAAGCTCATTGATGTGGATGTTCCTGTTATAGGTGGACATGCTGGTATCACCATTTTACCCCTGCTGTCGAAGACGAAACCGTCTGTTAGCTTTACGGATGAAGAAGTGGAGCAATTAACTGTCAGGATTCAAAATGCCGGGACAGAGGTTGTAGAGGCAAAGGCTGGTGCAGGGTCAGCCACCCTGTCCATGGCATATGCGGCTGCAAGATTTGTTGAATCATCCCTTCGTGCTCTAGATGGAGATGGGGATGTCTATGAGTGCTCTTTTGTGCAATCAGATCTGACTGATCTTCCATTCTTTGCATCTCGGGTCAAGCTTGGAAGAAAAGGGATTGAAGCAATGATTCCATCTGATCTTCAAGGATTATCCGAGTACGAAGAGAAGGCTTTGGAAGCTCTTAAACCAGAACTGAAGGCTAGCATTGAGAAGGGAATTGCATTTGCGCAGAAGCAACGAGTTACAGCATGA